The Megalobrama amblycephala isolate DHTTF-2021 linkage group LG1, ASM1881202v1, whole genome shotgun sequence genome segment tcaatctccccttttgccaagacacctcaaactgttCCACACAGGGTAGCAGATATATTGCcttatccattaccatgccaatctCTATTACCATACCAACCTCCCAAGAGTTGTCATAACAGAACTACATTTCATGAGTTCGGTTCCCCATTCAGCCTTGACAGTTAATAGTAAAACAAGCTTTGCTTGCTGTCCACGGAGGAGGCTAGAACCTGAAGTTTGGCTCGAGCTCGAGTTAATTAACGAAGAATTCTACTACATAATAACACACATACATCACTCACTCAGATGTCTATTTCATGTTGTGATGTGCTTATCTGCAATACTTATCAAAGATtttcctgtcagatgttaaACAGACATTTAGTAAATGTCTTTAAGACGTACAGTGTGGTTTATGTAAATCCACTTTGGAGAAGTATGTGTGCCTACTGGAGCTCCCCTGTTAGCTATACATAATAAAACAGCAAAATCACAACTATACTATACTGTCTAGCATCTTTACACCAACAATTCAACAGTTTACTCTACAGTAGTTcatcaaatgtaatttaacaCAAGGAACcatgttttagtttttaaaacatttgaaaacaccCACATTGCTGTTGTCCTCCATGTTCAATTATGACGTATCCTCACCCGCGGCTTCCTGGGAAGGCCGGGATATAAAAGTATCCATCGATGAACACTTCAGAATCTGGGCGGAGGCAGTAGGTCATTCGCGAATATCTCGCCTACTGTTCGATGAATACTGAGGTTTCAGACATACTACTGTTTTCATGTACTGTTTTctcctactatatagtaggtaaGTAGGCATATTCGGATGCAACATTAATATACGCATGTCTGAATTTTGTTATAATTAGTACACCACCCAGATattttttgcctactcttttatgaaaACTGAGGATTCTGACATACTATTTAGGGAAGTATGCAGTTTCGAACATAGCCAGAGACAGTTGCAAGTGCATCACCAAACTAcctgcttaaaggtgccatcgaattgaaaattgaatttacctcggcatagttgaataacaagagttcagtacatggaaatgacatacagtgagtttcaaacaccattgtttcctccttcttatataaatctcatttgtttaaaagacctccgaagaacaggcgaatctcaacataacaccgactgttacgtaacagtcgggatcattaatatgtacgcccccaatatttgcatatgacagcccatgatcgaggcattatacaagggcagccagtattagcGTCTGGATCTgcgcacagctgaatcatcagactaggtaagcaagcaatagcgaaaaaatggcagatggagcaataataactgacatgatcattgataacatgatatttttagtgatatttgtaaattgtctttctaaatgtttcgttagcatgttgctaatgtaatgttaaatgtggttaaagttaccatcgtttcttactgtattcacggagacaagagccgtcgctattttcatttttaaacacttgcagtctgtataattcataaacacaacttcattctttataaacctctccaacagtgtagcattagccggaTGTGAAGATGGATGTGaaaattcataaattattaCATGACTTTTTCAGCAttcttatctgtctgtctgtgactTCTGAGTTGTGTGTGTTCATTTACCTGCATTGTTTTTGCTGTctttgtaattttgtttttactagtaacataAATAATTTGCTTTTATTGACACAATAATTTAGtttgtcttatttttttaattattattagattAGATGGCGTTTTAAACATTCAATTAAAACATACATGTTCATGAAGCAACGATGAGCATgtgtaaatttaaatttttttaatccAAAGTACATTTACACAAAATGAGAACCAAAAAGATTCTAATAATTTTAAGTTTAGAAAAGCTTATCTTTTCCCCCATTGTGTTCCTGGAATATCAGTTTTAATTAAGCATGACTAGAAATACAATGTTCAGTAACAATGAGAAACGTAAAATCTACAAGTTAACTGACTATCAggtgaacacaaaataaaatgtgcaaaattagCAAAACATTAAAGAAAGCAGCATGGTTTCCCCTGTTAAACAATGCACAGTTCAGGTCACTTGTTTTTCCAGTGCTGTTCAACACAAACACTGTCTCACACCAGAGATCAGGCTGATCTGTTCTGTTCCTGACAGCAGTGACTTTAAACGTCTCATATGGAGGAATTAGGACTTCTTTCTCATCAGGATACTTTGAATATTTTGTCAAATTAGCACCTTCACAGGTGTAGATtttaaaacaagatttatttcCAAAACCCTGTATTACCTTACGATCAAGAGAGGAGgatgaaaatgaactcaaacgAACCTCTTTGTTCTGAACgtcaaatttaacatttgtaCCACGATAAGTTACATAGCATctattttgtgttttcttcagaaTCTGGATCGCTTCTGTTAACAGAAAGTGAAGTGAATACCATTTGAATGTCCcctctttgtatttttgtttgtcaGTATGAGTGGCACTAGTGAAATTACTGTATACTTTAGAGTCTTTGTTAGTGTACACATGAATGGCGACTGAATGAATTTGTTGCAACTTATCCTCTGGTTTTGTTGCATTCTCTTCACCTTCTTGCCAAGACTTGTTAAATTCAGCTGAAGCAGACATTTCCTTCTCTAGATATTTTGTCTTGACCAGATGTGTCATGTTCTCGCTACATCCCTTATATTGGTCATCAACAGAATTCAGTGCCATATTCAATGGATATATCTTTCCTGCAGCAGCTCTGTGATCCTGCAGCAACAGGAATCATAATGATCAATCATCAGTATTCATGTCTGTAATATTCATACCAGAACACAAGCTTACCTGTCCTAGAGCAGCTAAAATGAGAAGAAGAGCTTCAATGATGAGCAGCATCTTGATTCAGTCAAATCCCTCAGATGATCTAGTAGACCTAATGAAGCACAGATGCTGAATTTCACAAATACAAAAAATCTCCAATACATTGCAGAATTAAACATTGTTTACCAacataaaacagttttaaattcACTAAAGTAATAGAAGTGTTATAGTGACCTTAAAGTTGTTATGCGACAGCAGAAGACCCAGAGGCAAAAGGAGCTAGTTAACAGAATTTATTGAGTCCCAAACAATATTCCACATAAACAGACTGCCAGGCGTCGTCACACAGCACGCTGCAGCTGGAGAACAGAAGAAACAGCAGCAGTTCATTTCCTGAAGGAAGCCCTAGTTCACAAAGGCTTGGTGGGGGActgataacacacacacaaatagagTTAGCTATAGAGTCTCTGTAGCAGAGAGATACTGCAAACGAACGCCACACTAATTACCCGACACAGACATGAACAGACAGCAGGGAGAAATAACCAGAGCAATCAACACAGAACAGGTGCGGACGTGAAAAGCGCGAAC includes the following:
- the LOC125249419 gene encoding ecto-ADP-ribosyltransferase 5-like encodes the protein MLLIIEALLLILAALGQDHRAAAGKIYPLNMALNSVDDQYKGCSENMTHLVKTKYLEKEMSASAEFNKSWQEGEENATKPEDKLQQIHSVAIHVYTNKDSKVYSNFTSATHTDKQKYKEGTFKWYSLHFLLTEAIQILKKTQNRCYVTYRGTNVKFDVQNKEVRLSSFSSSSLDRKVIQGFGNKSCFKIYTCEGANLTKYSKYPDEKEVLIPPYETFKVTAVRNRTDQPDLWCETVFVLNSTGKTSDLNCALFNRGNHAAFFNVLLILHILFCVHLIVS